One genomic region from Campylobacter concisus encodes:
- a CDS encoding DMT family transporter, translating into MKNLSAQNRADIALIVVAIVWGATFLPMANALKTNSVFVMLFCRFFISAIFMGLIAFKFSKIFDKKSVVYGTILGVVLFGSFVAQTYALKLTFSSSVAFITGLECVIVPFMTALIFKNKITVFAIFGALVAIFGLWLLSGATLALGSGEALALLCAIFYALYTSLNGHFVRKCELYLLVFVVFLTVSLLSFVFAFIEGSVVPNFDREFFIAIFITTVIGTIFCYFVQTIAQRYTTASKAALFFCLEPVSAGFIGYFFAGEMLTLIQIFGAILIIFGVIFSEFGKKFFSRLKLA; encoded by the coding sequence ATGAAAAATTTAAGCGCACAAAACAGAGCCGACATCGCACTCATCGTAGTTGCCATCGTTTGGGGCGCTACGTTTTTACCTATGGCAAATGCACTAAAAACAAATAGTGTCTTTGTCATGCTCTTTTGTAGATTTTTTATTTCTGCTATCTTTATGGGGCTTATAGCATTTAAATTTTCTAAAATTTTTGATAAAAAAAGTGTGGTTTATGGCACTATCCTTGGCGTAGTTCTCTTTGGCTCATTTGTTGCTCAAACTTACGCTCTAAAGCTTACTTTTAGCTCAAGTGTTGCCTTTATTACAGGGCTTGAGTGTGTGATTGTGCCTTTTATGACAGCACTCATTTTTAAAAATAAAATAACCGTTTTTGCTATTTTTGGTGCGCTTGTTGCCATTTTTGGGCTTTGGCTCTTAAGTGGCGCCACGCTAGCACTTGGGAGCGGCGAGGCACTTGCCCTACTTTGTGCCATATTTTACGCACTTTACACAAGCTTAAATGGCCACTTTGTAAGAAAGTGCGAGCTTTATTTGCTTGTATTTGTGGTATTTCTCACCGTCTCTTTACTCTCATTTGTCTTTGCATTTATTGAAGGTAGTGTGGTGCCAAATTTTGACAGGGAATTTTTCATAGCGATATTTATCACAACAGTGATTGGCACCATATTTTGCTACTTTGTGCAAACGATCGCTCAAAGATATACAACGGCTAGTAAAGCAGCTTTATTTTTCTGCCTTGAGCCAGTCTCTGCTGGCTTTATCGGCTATTTTTTTGCTGGCGAAATGCTAACACTCATACAAATTTTTGGCGCGATCTTAATAATCTTTGGAGTTATTTTTAGCGAATTTGGTAAAAAATTTTTCTCTAGGTTAAAACTAGCTTAA
- a CDS encoding acyl-CoA thioesterase, whose translation MKDFIYKVIIPPQAIDMHGHMNNVYYFTLMQEAAFAHSAAVGDTVEAQYKRGEIWLIRKNEAKYIKSVKLMDEIEIHTYTQAEGKATSCRYFEFKKDGELIATGKTEFVYVDLKTNRPKAIPAEVIALYS comes from the coding sequence ATGAAAGATTTTATCTACAAAGTAATAATCCCTCCACAAGCCATTGATATGCACGGACACATGAATAATGTCTATTATTTTACTCTTATGCAAGAGGCTGCATTCGCACACTCTGCCGCGGTTGGCGATACGGTTGAGGCGCAGTATAAAAGAGGCGAGATCTGGCTCATTAGAAAAAATGAAGCCAAATATATAAAAAGCGTAAAATTAATGGATGAGATAGAAATCCACACTTACACGCAAGCTGAGGGCAAGGCGACTTCTTGTAGATACTTTGAGTTTAAAAAAGATGGCGAGCTAATAGCAACTGGCAAGACCGAGTTTGTTTACGTTGATCTAAAAACAAATCGCCCAAAAGCCATTCCAGCTGAGGTCATCGCTCTTTACTCGTGA
- a CDS encoding Fur family transcriptional regulator: protein MNARNFLEEHSIKATTFRIKLVEILQNAKTPLSYDEILESLNANKTTFYRSIEIFEKKGLVIKTENNHKSYYELANEAKAYFICDICHKVTNIDMPHLNVAKNIKSAVIKGVCDECDHE, encoded by the coding sequence ATGAATGCAAGAAATTTCTTAGAAGAGCATAGTATCAAGGCAACTACTTTTCGCATAAAGCTCGTTGAAATTTTGCAAAATGCCAAAACTCCATTAAGTTATGATGAAATTTTAGAAAGCCTTAATGCAAATAAAACCACTTTTTATAGAAGCATAGAAATTTTTGAAAAAAAAGGCCTTGTCATAAAAACTGAAAACAATCATAAAAGCTACTACGAACTAGCAAATGAGGCAAAAGCGTACTTTATCTGCGATATCTGTCATAAAGTCACAAACATCGATATGCCCCATCTAAACGTCGCTAAAAATATAAAAAGCGCCGTGATAAAAGGCGTTTGTGATGAGTGTGATCACGAGTAA
- a CDS encoding metal ABC transporter solute-binding protein, Zn/Mn family: MRKIFVFLAVCALSLFAKPVVTTSILPTKFFVEQIAGDTLSVNTMVGKGADPHTYEPKPKQMKELEKSELYFAIGIEFEDTWLERFSKSFKNLRIIKTQEGIEKIAMSDEHEHHEHHEHHEHHEHKHEGEHKHEHHEHHDHDHEAGEHHHHHHDGLDPHIWLDPVLVKTQADNIAKALIEKFPQNAKLYEENLAKFKANLDELDSFIKNTLKDVKTREFIVYHPSWGYFAKRYNLEQIAIEIEGKEPKPAELKELIEEAKEHGVKVIFVAPQFPTKAANLVAKETGSKVISIDQLPENWLDEMKKTAEIFAKSL, from the coding sequence GTGAGAAAGATTTTTGTTTTTTTAGCAGTTTGCGCTTTGTCGCTTTTTGCAAAGCCAGTTGTTACGACAAGTATATTGCCTACAAAATTTTTTGTTGAGCAGATCGCTGGTGATACACTAAGCGTAAATACAATGGTTGGCAAAGGTGCTGATCCGCACACTTATGAGCCAAAGCCAAAACAGATGAAGGAGCTTGAAAAGAGCGAACTTTACTTTGCTATTGGTATTGAATTTGAAGATACTTGGCTAGAGCGTTTTTCAAAATCTTTTAAAAATTTACGCATTATAAAAACACAAGAAGGTATCGAAAAGATAGCTATGAGCGATGAACACGAGCATCATGAACATCATGAACATCATGAACATCACGAGCACAAGCACGAGGGCGAGCATAAACATGAGCATCACGAGCATCATGACCATGACCACGAAGCTGGCGAGCATCATCACCATCATCATGATGGCCTTGATCCGCACATTTGGCTTGATCCGGTTTTAGTAAAAACCCAAGCTGATAATATTGCTAAGGCATTAATAGAGAAATTCCCGCAAAATGCAAAGCTCTATGAGGAAAATTTAGCTAAATTTAAAGCTAATCTTGACGAGCTTGATAGCTTTATCAAAAATACTCTAAAAGATGTTAAAACTCGCGAATTTATCGTATATCACCCATCTTGGGGGTATTTTGCAAAACGTTATAATTTAGAGCAAATCGCTATCGAGATAGAGGGTAAAGAGCCAAAGCCAGCTGAGCTAAAAGAGCTCATCGAAGAGGCTAAAGAGCACGGCGTAAAGGTTATTTTCGTGGCTCCGCAGTTTCCAACAAAGGCTGCGAATTTAGTAGCAAAAGAGACTGGCTCAAAGGTCATAAGCATTGATCAGCTCCCAGAAAATTGGCTAGATGAGATGAAAAAAACAGCAGAAATTTTTGCTAAGAGTCTATAA
- the nfo gene encoding deoxyribonuclease IV, translated as MRYIGAHVSAAGGVFNAPLNAAKIGANAFALFTKNQRQWNAKELSISEIEQFKENLKISGISTKHVLPHSSYLINLGHPDEEARVKSLEAFVDEIDRASKLGLELLNFHPGSHLKQISEKECLDNIVSCMNVALKRTSSVKLVIENTAAQGSNLGFSFKQIAYLIERVDDESRVGVCFDTCHAFAAGYDLRSKEAYAKTMGEFDAIIGYKFLFGMHLNDAKFGLGSKKDRHESLGKGELGFSAFKNIINDDKIGEIPLILETIDESIWEDEIKILRNFEKEKL; from the coding sequence ATGAGATACATCGGAGCTCACGTAAGTGCTGCTGGGGGCGTGTTTAATGCACCTTTAAATGCTGCAAAAATAGGAGCAAATGCCTTTGCGCTTTTTACAAAAAATCAACGCCAGTGGAATGCAAAAGAGCTAAGTATAAGCGAAATAGAGCAGTTTAAGGAAAATCTAAAAATTTCTGGCATAAGTACAAAGCATGTTTTGCCACACAGTAGCTACTTGATAAATTTAGGCCATCCGGATGAGGAGGCAAGAGTAAAGTCGCTTGAAGCCTTTGTGGATGAGATAGATCGCGCCAGTAAGCTTGGGCTAGAGCTTTTAAATTTTCATCCAGGCTCACATCTAAAACAAATAAGCGAAAAAGAGTGCTTAGATAATATCGTAAGCTGCATGAACGTGGCACTTAAGCGCACAAGTAGCGTAAAGCTAGTCATCGAAAATACAGCCGCACAAGGCTCAAATTTAGGCTTTAGTTTTAAGCAGATCGCTTATTTGATAGAACGAGTAGACGATGAGAGTAGGGTTGGTGTTTGCTTTGATACCTGTCACGCATTTGCTGCTGGATATGATCTAAGAAGTAAAGAGGCCTACGCTAAAACTATGGGGGAATTTGATGCGATCATTGGCTATAAATTTTTATTTGGCATGCATTTAAATGATGCAAAATTTGGACTTGGCTCAAAAAAAGATAGACACGAGAGTCTTGGCAAGGGTGAGCTTGGATTTAGTGCTTTTAAAAATATAATAAATGATGATAAAATAGGCGAAATTCCTTTAATATTAGAGACGATTGACGAGAGTATTTGGGAAGATGAGATAAAAATTTTAAGAAATTTCGAAAAGGAAAAACTATGA
- a CDS encoding metal ABC transporter permease, producing the protein MSEILELNFMQNAFIAGILVSIICGLIGSLVVINKMTFIAGGIAHGAYGGIGLAFFFSLEPLLGASIFSLFLALIIATITLKDKTNIDSVIGAIWAFGMAIGIIFIDLTPGYNADLMSYLFGSILAVSGQDITFMSILDILFLALIALFYRQFVAISFDAEFAKLRGVNTTFFHYLLVCMMALCVVATIRVVGLILVIALLTIPPYLAQIFAKRLGLMMLISTIFSVVFCFSGLFISFYFNLTGGASIILVASLCFFAFCFKFKSLRQ; encoded by the coding sequence ATGAGTGAAATTTTAGAGTTAAATTTTATGCAAAATGCCTTTATTGCTGGCATTTTAGTTAGTATCATTTGTGGGCTCATAGGCTCACTCGTTGTTATAAATAAAATGACTTTTATCGCTGGCGGTATCGCACACGGAGCATATGGCGGCATAGGACTTGCCTTTTTCTTCTCGCTTGAACCACTTCTTGGTGCTAGTATATTTTCACTCTTTTTAGCCCTTATAATAGCCACTATCACGTTAAAAGATAAAACCAACATCGACTCAGTTATCGGTGCTATTTGGGCATTTGGCATGGCTATTGGCATTATTTTTATCGATTTAACTCCGGGATACAATGCCGATCTCATGAGCTATCTTTTTGGCTCTATTTTAGCAGTAAGCGGGCAAGATATAACATTTATGAGTATTTTAGATATCTTATTTTTAGCACTCATTGCCCTTTTTTACCGTCAATTTGTAGCTATTAGCTTTGATGCAGAGTTTGCAAAGTTGCGCGGTGTAAATACAACATTTTTTCACTATTTATTAGTGTGTATGATGGCACTTTGTGTGGTGGCTACGATTCGTGTTGTTGGGCTGATTCTAGTCATCGCTCTTCTTACTATACCGCCATATTTAGCACAAATTTTTGCCAAAAGACTTGGACTGATGATGTTAATCTCTACTATCTTTTCGGTCGTTTTTTGCTTTAGCGGTCTATTTATTAGCTTTTATTTTAACCTAACAGGCGGAGCTAGCATAATCTTAGTTGCTTCACTTTGCTTTTTTGCATTTTGTTTTAAATTTAAAAGCTTACGTCAGTAG
- a CDS encoding metal ABC transporter ATP-binding protein, translating into MKEIIKIRNLNFSYDKQVVLEGINLDYSSDEFLAIIGPNGGGKSTLLKLILGLLKPQSGEIKLFGKEPSEVSKFIGYVPQNFLSNQSFPMMVLEVVLMGLIDKKIFGFYSRDEKQMALGALEKVGMKEFASARIGELSGGQRQRVYIARALCANAKVLVLDEPTASIDTKGQAEIYEILKNINASGVGIVLVSHDLNIVLNYATKIAYVSKNLHIHKTHEDTAKREFIEHLAKSHSHFCDVEIALGECECKIKSNVFKLKR; encoded by the coding sequence TTGAAAGAAATTATAAAAATTAGAAATTTAAACTTTAGCTACGATAAGCAAGTGGTTTTAGAAGGTATCAATTTAGATTATAGTAGCGATGAATTTTTAGCTATCATCGGTCCAAATGGTGGCGGTAAAAGTACGCTTTTAAAGCTTATTTTAGGGCTACTTAAGCCTCAAAGTGGCGAGATAAAGCTCTTTGGAAAAGAGCCAAGCGAAGTTAGTAAATTTATAGGTTATGTGCCTCAAAATTTTCTCTCAAATCAAAGCTTTCCGATGATGGTTTTAGAAGTAGTTTTAATGGGGCTAATCGATAAAAAAATTTTTGGTTTTTACTCGCGAGATGAGAAACAAATGGCTCTTGGTGCCCTTGAGAAAGTTGGCATGAAAGAATTTGCAAGCGCTAGAATTGGTGAGCTAAGCGGTGGTCAAAGACAGCGTGTATATATCGCAAGAGCGCTTTGTGCAAATGCAAAAGTCCTCGTTTTAGACGAGCCAACAGCCAGTATCGACACAAAGGGTCAGGCTGAAATTTATGAAATTTTAAAAAATATAAATGCAAGCGGTGTTGGCATAGTTTTGGTAAGTCACGATCTAAATATCGTGCTAAATTATGCTACAAAAATCGCCTATGTGAGTAAAAATTTACATATTCATAAAACTCATGAAGATACCGCAAAAAGAGAATTTATAGAGCATTTGGCAAAATCTCATAGCCATTTTTGCGATGTCGAGATCGCACTTGGCGAATGTGAGTGCAAAATCAAAAGTAATGTTTTTAAGCTAAAGAGATAA
- a CDS encoding DUF4197 domain-containing protein produces the protein MKRSLVILCGALALNLQAASMDDMINKGVKIATHASSGDYKSLVSEALNAAVSELSKEGFINNATAKIPLPKSLEMASNLAKKVGGEKWAQDLSKSINNAATTAVPKAAEIFSESIKNMSEADVKKLFNGGSDSVTKYLQQSSSQKLKAAFTPIIEKMMSDNSFATAYNGLNSFIVGSAKNNETIKSVKSLAKNLGASEYVPDDGEDLNAYITRKTLDGLFNVMSEKEKGLRSGFGLDSGKKVLDSIFK, from the coding sequence ATGAAAAGATCTCTTGTTATTCTTTGTGGCGCGCTTGCTTTAAATTTACAAGCCGCAAGCATGGACGATATGATAAATAAAGGCGTCAAAATAGCCACTCACGCATCAAGTGGCGATTATAAAAGCCTAGTTAGCGAGGCACTAAATGCCGCTGTTAGCGAGCTTTCAAAAGAGGGCTTTATAAACAATGCCACAGCTAAAATTCCGCTCCCAAAAAGCCTTGAGATGGCGTCAAATTTAGCCAAAAAAGTAGGCGGCGAGAAGTGGGCGCAGGACCTTAGCAAGTCGATAAACAACGCTGCGACCACGGCCGTGCCAAAGGCTGCTGAAATTTTTAGCGAAAGCATAAAAAATATGAGCGAAGCAGATGTCAAAAAGCTCTTTAACGGCGGCAGTGACAGCGTTACGAAATATTTGCAGCAAAGCTCAAGTCAAAAGCTAAAGGCGGCTTTTACACCGATAATTGAAAAAATGATGAGTGATAATAGCTTTGCAACCGCCTATAATGGGCTAAATTCTTTCATCGTCGGCTCAGCAAAAAATAATGAAACGATAAAATCGGTAAAGAGCCTAGCTAAAAATTTAGGTGCAAGCGAGTATGTACCAGATGACGGCGAGGACCTAAATGCATATATCACAAGAAAGACGCTAGATGGGCTATTTAACGTGATGAGCGAGAAGGAAAAAGGGCTAAGAAGTGGCTTTGGCCTAGATAGTGGTAAAAAGGTGCTAGACTCGATCTTTAAATGA
- a CDS encoding nickel/cobalt transporter, giving the protein MLARLIVICFFAINAFGCALCSLYSPTAHVSVKFDSNENNITTIAFLWTFSQNFSELMRQNFDLNQDEKIDESEIKKIRLNLLDYLVPRHYLTNIEYFYKDENATKLELNLKKYKLYFDEGRLKFDVSFKTNLLIKDGFVVSVEMDDKEGYFNFKFTQNNAFLVSDQFWTIPNANANLIFFTFSSKAAAKAHNEKPALKELLKEPNSVNFEDENLSQIDKIDEAKFDLVSKTSLSMLDRLKQILRNFDQKSPLTLLFLALISFGYGFLHAASAGHGKVLTSSYFAATGGSYAKAFFFSLKIGFLHVVGAFIFVLASFMILREISSDLTKDTASVTTAFSGVIIFFVAIFMLYKKVKIYLSSKKELSKFYIFSSSLSQNLSKNTKFTSDCGCNICTTKKPKNKEEWLIAAAAALIPCPGTILVFVLANELGSYFAGVISGVFMALGMSTVIFLAAVFGAKINESTNIKLKKFKIYAEFMALSVMLWLGLFIFTTTFTQKSLF; this is encoded by the coding sequence ATGTTAGCACGCCTGATTGTCATTTGCTTCTTTGCTATAAATGCCTTCGGGTGTGCTCTTTGCTCGCTTTATAGCCCGACCGCTCACGTAAGCGTTAAATTTGACTCAAATGAAAACAATATCACTACAATTGCTTTTTTATGGACATTTTCGCAAAATTTCTCAGAGCTTATGAGGCAAAATTTTGACCTAAATCAGGATGAAAAGATAGATGAAAGCGAGATCAAAAAGATCCGCTTAAATTTACTTGATTATCTTGTGCCAAGGCACTATTTAACGAATATTGAGTATTTTTACAAAGATGAAAATGCTACAAAACTTGAGTTAAATTTAAAAAAGTATAAACTCTATTTTGATGAGGGTAGATTAAAATTTGATGTTAGTTTTAAGACAAATTTGCTCATCAAAGATGGCTTTGTGGTGTCTGTTGAAATGGACGACAAAGAGGGATATTTTAATTTTAAATTTACACAAAACAACGCATTTTTGGTATCAGATCAGTTTTGGACGATACCAAATGCAAATGCAAATTTAATATTTTTTACATTTTCAAGTAAAGCTGCAGCCAAGGCTCATAACGAAAAACCTGCATTAAAAGAGCTTCTAAAAGAGCCAAACTCAGTAAATTTTGAAGATGAAAATTTAAGCCAGATCGATAAAATCGATGAAGCTAAGTTTGATCTTGTTTCAAAAACAAGTCTAAGCATGCTTGATAGATTAAAGCAAATTCTAAGAAATTTTGATCAAAAAAGTCCACTAACTCTGCTATTTTTAGCGCTCATATCATTTGGTTATGGCTTTTTGCACGCTGCATCTGCGGGACATGGCAAGGTGCTTACAAGCTCCTATTTTGCCGCAACTGGCGGAAGCTACGCCAAAGCCTTTTTCTTCTCTTTAAAGATCGGATTTTTACATGTTGTGGGTGCGTTTATTTTTGTGCTTGCTAGTTTTATGATACTACGTGAGATTAGTAGCGATCTGACAAAAGATACAGCAAGCGTTACGACAGCATTTTCTGGCGTTATTATCTTTTTTGTAGCGATTTTTATGCTTTATAAAAAGGTCAAAATTTATCTTTCAAGCAAAAAAGAGTTAAGTAAATTTTATATTTTTAGCTCAAGTCTAAGCCAAAATTTGAGTAAAAATACAAAATTTACTAGCGACTGTGGCTGTAATATCTGTACTACAAAAAAACCAAAAAACAAAGAAGAATGGCTGATTGCGGCTGCTGCGGCACTTATTCCTTGTCCTGGCACGATACTTGTCTTTGTGCTAGCAAATGAGCTAGGCAGCTACTTTGCAGGCGTTATAAGTGGCGTATTTATGGCGCTTGGCATGAGCACAGTGATATTTTTAGCGGCTGTTTTTGGAGCCAAGATAAATGAGAGCACAAACATTAAGTTAAAAAAGTTTAAAATCTATGCCGAATTTATGGCTCTTAGCGTTATGCTTTGGCTTGGGCTTTTTATTTTTACTACGACATTTACGCAAAAGAGTCTGTTTTGA
- a CDS encoding manganese efflux pump MntP family protein, which produces MQLLLLSFALSMDSAALNMANGARYKNLALNKILFIAFMLGFFQFLMPLLGYFLGISFAKFISSVDHFIAFFILCFLGFRMFKEACSKEECEYLKIGFKTILYGAFATSVDALAVGVTLSFEEINIFQSSLIIGVVCFALSLIAFYIGKFMGEILEKKALFLGGAILIFLGFKILITHLIESGTVQ; this is translated from the coding sequence ATGCAACTTTTACTTCTTAGCTTTGCTCTTAGTATGGATAGTGCGGCACTAAATATGGCAAATGGCGCAAGATATAAAAATTTAGCTCTTAATAAAATTTTATTTATTGCTTTTATGCTTGGCTTTTTTCAGTTTCTTATGCCGCTTCTTGGCTATTTTTTAGGTATTAGCTTTGCAAAATTTATAAGCTCGGTTGATCATTTTATTGCATTTTTTATACTTTGCTTTCTTGGTTTTAGAATGTTTAAAGAGGCCTGCAGCAAAGAGGAGTGTGAGTATCTTAAGATAGGATTTAAGACCATTTTGTATGGGGCGTTTGCTACTAGTGTGGATGCGCTTGCCGTTGGCGTCACACTTAGCTTTGAAGAGATAAACATCTTTCAAAGCTCGCTCATCATCGGTGTAGTCTGCTTTGCATTAAGCCTGATTGCTTTTTATATAGGTAAATTTATGGGTGAAATTTTAGAGAAAAAGGCACTCTTTTTGGGAGGAGCGATATTAATTTTTCTAGGTTTTAAAATTTTAATAACACATTTAATTGAAAGCGGCACAGTCCAGTAA
- a CDS encoding MATE family efflux transporter, whose product MDLLKDPLNKLIISLSLPAGTAMMFNTLYNVTGTFFAAKISTLAVAGMAMSFLLYLSIVGIGLGFGSALTALIGNSLGAGKIKMAKFYAANGIIFVLVFAIFMGFCGYFLAPNLLTFLGADHHYLKEALDYAGVIFLAAPFFLIIKSLNGVLVALGDTKSYRNWLFYGLFINAFFCYFFAFILGLGVKGLALATASVQLLGMIYLFAKVKKAKMIEPRNLSYFVPNFSIWAKITKQALPACLNYLSMSLGSLVLLKFISYYGVNAVAGYGIALRIEQILVLPTIGMAAAVLSIVSRNYGAKNFKRAKQCYKISLLFLLIYCALACVFIRFFGEDMIRIFDDTPAVLEIAGLYLGINSLAYVAYGTINVSGSTLQAIKRPVAIFLLNGFRQFVLQGSLFYAVVFYFGLEIKFIWLALFFSVYLTAICFVFWTLYQLRMTTDVSF is encoded by the coding sequence ATGGATTTACTAAAAGACCCGTTAAATAAGCTCATCATTTCGCTCTCGCTTCCAGCTGGCACCGCAATGATGTTTAATACTCTTTATAACGTTACTGGCACATTTTTTGCAGCAAAAATTTCTACCCTTGCCGTAGCTGGTATGGCTATGAGCTTTTTGCTTTATCTAAGTATTGTAGGCATTGGGCTTGGTTTTGGCTCAGCACTAACTGCGCTAATAGGCAATAGCCTTGGAGCAGGAAAGATAAAAATGGCTAAATTTTATGCGGCAAATGGAATTATCTTTGTGTTAGTATTTGCTATTTTTATGGGGTTTTGTGGCTATTTTTTAGCACCAAATTTACTCACTTTTTTAGGAGCCGATCATCACTATTTAAAAGAGGCGCTTGATTACGCAGGTGTTATCTTTCTTGCTGCACCATTTTTCTTGATTATCAAATCTCTAAACGGCGTGCTTGTGGCACTTGGAGATACAAAAAGTTACCGCAATTGGCTATTTTATGGCCTTTTTATCAATGCATTTTTTTGCTACTTTTTTGCATTCATTTTGGGTCTTGGTGTAAAAGGGCTTGCTCTAGCAACAGCTAGTGTTCAGCTTTTGGGTATGATCTACCTTTTTGCAAAAGTTAAAAAAGCTAAGATGATCGAGCCAAGAAATTTAAGCTATTTTGTGCCAAATTTTAGCATTTGGGCAAAGATTACAAAGCAAGCTCTACCAGCTTGTTTGAACTATCTATCGATGTCACTTGGCTCACTTGTGCTTTTAAAATTTATAAGCTACTATGGCGTAAATGCCGTAGCAGGATATGGTATAGCCTTAAGGATAGAGCAAATTTTGGTATTACCGACCATTGGTATGGCTGCAGCAGTTTTAAGTATCGTTTCAAGAAACTATGGCGCTAAAAATTTTAAAAGAGCTAAACAATGCTATAAAATTTCGCTTCTTTTTTTACTTATTTATTGTGCACTTGCTTGCGTTTTTATTAGATTTTTTGGTGAAGATATGATAAGAATTTTTGATGATACGCCGGCAGTTTTGGAGATAGCAGGGCTTTATCTTGGTATAAATTCTCTTGCTTACGTAGCTTATGGCACGATAAATGTCTCAGGCAGTACTCTTCAGGCCATAAAACGTCCAGTGGCTATCTTTTTGCTAAATGGATTTAGGCAATTTGTGCTTCAAGGATCACTTTTTTACGCGGTAGTCTTCTATTTTGGTCTTGAGATAAAATTTATATGGCTGGCTCTATTTTTTAGCGTCTATCTCACAGCTATTTGCTTCGTCTTTTGGACGCTTTATCAGTTAAGAATGACTACTGACGTAAGCTTTTAA
- a CDS encoding class I SAM-dependent methyltransferase: MQNLWDKKASNYQRFDGKVSAIQQQIFAKALAWGVDFSGKEILDIGCGTGVWTIFLSKTAKNITGIDSSKNMIEILNEDAKRFGVTNLTSEVCSWREFKPAKRFDIAICTMSPAIASDEDFAKFHSIAKQKLYLGWDKPRSSDLLEPFFKKFGRTLSQKNVVNRLEAWLNKQGIAYKSEILNETRIARRSVKEAAENICWHLEINGAKNYDEKAVLAMLKERFDGDFIDEKIESQMKLFVF, encoded by the coding sequence ATGCAAAATTTATGGGATAAAAAGGCGTCAAATTATCAAAGGTTTGATGGCAAAGTAAGTGCTATTCAGCAACAAATTTTTGCTAAAGCCTTAGCTTGGGGAGTTGATTTTAGCGGTAAAGAAATTCTTGATATAGGTTGTGGTACCGGTGTTTGGACGATATTTTTATCAAAAACCGCAAAAAATATAACAGGTATCGATAGCTCAAAAAATATGATAGAAATTTTAAATGAAGATGCTAAAAGATTTGGGGTGACAAATTTAACTAGCGAGGTTTGCTCGTGGAGAGAATTTAAGCCCGCAAAGCGCTTTGATATCGCCATTTGCACGATGAGTCCAGCGATTGCTAGCGATGAAGATTTTGCTAAATTTCATAGTATCGCAAAACAAAAACTCTATCTTGGCTGGGATAAGCCTAGAAGCTCTGATCTGCTAGAGCCATTTTTTAAAAAATTTGGCCGAACGCTCTCGCAAAAAAATGTTGTAAATAGGCTTGAAGCGTGGCTAAATAAGCAAGGGATCGCTTATAAGAGTGAAATTTTAAACGAAACAAGGATCGCAAGACGAAGCGTGAAGGAAGCTGCTGAGAACATCTGCTGGCACCTTGAGATAAATGGAGCTAAAAACTACGATGAAAAGGCGGTTTTAGCGATGTTAAAAGAGAGATTTGACGGCGACTTTATAGATGAAAAGATAGAGTCGCAGATGAAGCTTTTTGTCTTTTAA